Part of the Plasmodium vinckei vinckei genome assembly, chromosome: PVVCY_13 genome, CGATTTATCTGTTAAATACCAAACTGTAAGAGGCCAACAAGGAACATACCCAATTAAGTTGTTTTATACCAGTAATATACCAATTATATTACAAACTGCATTAGTATCtaatttatactttttttccCAAATATTGTACAAAAGATTTTCTAATAGTATATTAGTAAATATACTTGGACAATGGCAAGAAATCGAATCAAGTGGCACATCTGTACCTATAGGTGGTAtagcatattatatatcacCTCCAAATTCCTTTGCAGATATAACAAATGACCCATTTCatacattaatatatatttcatttgtCCTTGTTTCTTGTGcctttttttcaaaaacaTGGATAGAAGTATCTGGAAGTTCTGCTAAAGATGTAGCTAAACAATTAAGAGATCAACATATTGGTATGAGAGGTCATAGAGATACACCAACATCTTTAACACGTGTCTTTAATAGATATATCCCAACTGCAGCTGCATTTGGAGGGATGTGTATTGGTGCTTTGACAATATTAGCTGATTTCCTTGGAGCTTTAGGTAGTGGTACGGGTATTTTACTAGCCGTTACCATCATTTACCAATTTTACGAAATGCTAGTCAAAGAACAAGAAAAAGCCACCTCCCTGTTTTAGGCACATTACTCGTTCATGTGCGTATGTATCTGCTCACATTTTTCGAGATATCTCGTGTATCATTATTACATGtctatgtatataataatatgtatatgtaggtgtatatatatataattttttatgaccCAATTTTTCTTATTCATAAGCCccttttattaattttccattattttccatttttttttttttttaactgtCATAATaggaaaaattattaatacatgtgcttatataatatctgcacacttatatatacatgcaaatttaaatgtattataaataataagcaaatatatatacatatatatatatatatatatgaatattctAGCGAATATATTCAATTGCCTATCACATACAAGCATATgcatgtatgtatatatttatacgtccaattatgatttttcttacaatatttcatagaacaaaattgtatatgcaatgtatatatacatgttgATTATAGagcatataaattttcatatatctCACCTTTctttgaaatatttgaataattatataaattaaacgaaaaaaatataaaaaatgatatttaaaaaaatgagtaAATTGCATATGCTGAAAggattttttaatttttggtatttttagtattaaacaccaaaatatattaaaattggtTTGTGATGtttatatagatatatatatgtgtgtgcgTTGAATAATctgtatataatacatactCGATTTAATTTagaattgttttttatatcaaagtttaattaaaaaaaacatagaTAAATAGAAAGGGGACcaatgtttaaaaaatttataagttTCTTTAGTTGCAAAACAAATGATAATTGTtcgaaaaaatgaaaagaaacaaaaaacaaaatatatacatttataatGCAGTTCAAATAtagataattttattaatactaaaaaaatagaaacaTCTTCAAAAGTTGTATTAAAAGatttaaacaaataaactAAAGTCTAGTATTTTGAAGGATTGAAGCATTTCTGTGAAGATATCAATGTCTgggtttatatttaaatcgTCCTTTGGTATATTCCATGTGATCAATATATCAGCATTATGTTCTTTATATGgaattatacataaatataataaaacattttcatGCATTtgtgtattatatttgcttattttttgtgCTCCTACaactaaaatataatttttttgtggaTGTGGAACAGactcattatttaaaataattttattttctaagctagtattttcatttgctaaatcatcaaaataatatttccctttttcttttatatctatatcTTTATAACATACAATTTCAATTATTaaacaattattattatatttatgagcATATACCTCTTGATTGTCTGGTattattctatattttgatat contains:
- a CDS encoding nuclear import protein MOG1, putative; this encodes MEKLHENHFFGKYVKMNIPNDYIDISKYRIIPDNQEVYAHKYNNNCLIIEIVCYKDIDIKEKGKYYFDDLANENTSLENKIILNNESVPHPQKNYILVVGAQKISKYNTQMHENVLLYLCIIPYKEHNADILITWNIPKDDLNINPDIDIFTEMLQSFKILDFSLFV